TTGGCCTGTCCGCTTTGCTGCTTTTGCCGGCTTACCAGATGAGCCAATACACGCCCCGCGCCGAATTGCCCTATGCAGAAGCGGCTCGTTACTCCCTGCACCCGGTCCAAATGGTAGGGCTTCTGATCCCCAACTACTTTGGCCGCGACCCGGCCCTGCATTGGGGGCCGTGGGAACGGGTGGAAACGGGTTACATTGGTATTATTACGCTGCTGCTGGCTTTAGTGGGCGCATTTCTTTATCCAGGTCGGCTCAAGCGATTTTTCATTGGGCTGGGCATTGTGGCGCTGCTGCTGGCGATGGGCGGCTATTCCCTGCTGCACGGCTGGCTGTATAGTCTGGTTCCCGGTTTTGATCAACTGCGCGCCCCGGCCCGCTTCATTTTGTTGCTCGATTTTAGCCTGGCCGTCCTGTCTGCTTTTGGCCTTAACCAACTCATGCGGCCTCTTGCCGACCGGGCCAAGCACACTTACCGTAAATTGCTCAAACCCCTCACCTGGGGTCTGGGCGGCTTGATCGTAATCGCCGGCCCCCTCAGTTACTACGCCATGTTGGTCACGCAAGACCGCGACCCGTCTATTTTCTACCGGGCGGCTGCCGCCGCCGCGGGAGTGGCGATGTTTGCCTTGTTTACCATTGCGGCGTTGGTTATTTTGTATCTTATTAATAATCAATACCTACGCGAAAAATGGATCGGAGTTGCCGTCATCGGCCTGACAATGCTTGACCTGTTCACTTTGGGCGCAAACAGCGATGTGGGCCATAACAATCCCACTGCCGGTTTTAACCATCCAGAAGCCCTGGCCTTTTTGCAGGCCGATCCCGGTCTCTATCGCCTTGAAGTAACCACCGATGTGTGGCATTTGTGGCAGCCCAATACAGCCATGTTATTTGGCCTGCACGATGCCTGGGGCCTGTACAATCCCCTGGTCCTGGCCAACCCCAAACTCTATTGGGAGGGCGCTCCGCCGCGCTCTACCGGCCGATACAATTTTTTGGGTGTCAAATACATCATCGCCAGCAAAGCCGGCGCTCCCGCCGACGGCAACATTGTGCCCGTGTTTGACGGCGACCCGGTCATCAACATTTATCTCAATCAAGATACGCTGCCCCGCGTTTTATTTGTAGGCCACACCATCATTGTTCCCAATCACGACGCGGCCTGGGCAGCCCTTCGCGCCGATGATTTTAATCCGGTCACAACCGTCGTCCTGGAAGGGGGCCAACCGTTGGACACGCAGCCCGTCCACACCCTTTCCATCCGGCAATACGATCTGCACACCGTCACCATCGGCGTGGACACCAACCAGCCCGGCTACCTGGTGCTGTCCGATGCCCATTATCCCGGCTGGCAGGCCACGGTGGATGCTCTGCCCACCCCGATAGAACGGGCCAATTACGCCTTCCGGGCAGTGTATGTGCCCGCAGGTCAACATACGGTGCAATTTGTATTCAATCCGTGGCTTTGGAAGGCAGGTTTAACCGTGAGCGGAATTACGCTGTTAATCTTATTAGGTTGGGTCGGGTGGTGGAAAAAATGGTATACTTTTACTAAAAAACCCTAAATCAGGTTAGGGAACAAACTAAAGCAGATACTCTTTGCGGAGAAGGAAGATGTTAAAGTTAAAATTGTTAGCCAAAAAAGCCAGGTTGATCCTGATCATATCCCTATTCATCTTGCTTCTGACGGGCTGCCATTCGGGTTTACGTTTGGGCCTTGACGCAGCGCCTCCTGCGCCAGCCATTGGGCTGCCCCAGGTGACAATGCCCACCCCGCCGTCTGCCACCACGCCCGCGTCAAATACTCCGGCCCTGATTGACGCCGCCGGATTGGATTTTGCCGAAAAGCGAGTGATCGAGGTTTATCAACGAGTTTCCCCGTCGGTGGTTAACATTACCACCCAGGTGCTCCGGCGCGATTTTTTCTTTGAGGCCATTCCCGCCGAAGGTGCCGGCTCCGGTTTTGTGCTGGACAAAGAAGGCCACATTTTAACCAACTATCACGTTATCCAGGGCGCGCAACGGATTGAAGTAACCTTTTTTGATGAAACAACCGTACCGGCCCGGGTTGCCGGGACCGACTCCCGCAACGACCTTGCCGTGTTGGAGGTAAACGCGCCGGCGGAATTACTGGTTCCGGTAGAGTTGGGCCAATCAAACAATTTGCAGGTCGGCCAACGG
This region of Anaerolineae bacterium genomic DNA includes:
- a CDS encoding YfhO family protein; protein product: MLNFSILQKAMNPARHKRQGKFLVEVSVAAGLLALATIGFFWQILLTPHAWMPAGGGDLAPFLYPNYRFAAEHLRQGTLPLWNPHLYSGAPYAADIQSGLFYPVNVLVFLLVPNLTYEWLEYLAVFHLWLAGVMMYVCLRLLIPGQDAGSPQSGDMDSDPALGQPISPWAAFAGALAFQFSDLFIVHFGNLNMIAVAAWLPLIFLLFHHSLTKFNYGLAAASGAVLAVATLAGHIQITLFILLTLGLYTLWRFGLAAYGSRLAFSLFRPFLFLLITLLVTVGLSALLLLPAYQMSQYTPRAELPYAEAARYSLHPVQMVGLLIPNYFGRDPALHWGPWERVETGYIGIITLLLALVGAFLYPGRLKRFFIGLGIVALLLAMGGYSLLHGWLYSLVPGFDQLRAPARFILLLDFSLAVLSAFGLNQLMRPLADRAKHTYRKLLKPLTWGLGGLIVIAGPLSYYAMLVTQDRDPSIFYRAAAAAAGVAMFALFTIAALVILYLINNQYLREKWIGVAVIGLTMLDLFTLGANSDVGHNNPTAGFNHPEALAFLQADPGLYRLEVTTDVWHLWQPNTAMLFGLHDAWGLYNPLVLANPKLYWEGAPPRSTGRYNFLGVKYIIASKAGAPADGNIVPVFDGDPVINIYLNQDTLPRVLFVGHTIIVPNHDAAWAALRADDFNPVTTVVLEGGQPLDTQPVHTLSIRQYDLHTVTIGVDTNQPGYLVLSDAHYPGWQATVDALPTPIERANYAFRAVYVPAGQHTVQFVFNPWLWKAGLTVSGITLLILLGWVGWWKKWYTFTKKP
- a CDS encoding trypsin-like peptidase domain-containing protein, whose amino-acid sequence is MPTPPSATTPASNTPALIDAAGLDFAEKRVIEVYQRVSPSVVNITTQVLRRDFFFEAIPAEGAGSGFVLDKEGHILTNYHVIQGAQRIEVTFFDETTVPARVAGTDSRNDLAVLEVNAPAELLVPVELGQSNNLQVGQRAIAIGNPFGQFGGTLTTGVISALDRTMQSPDGREVSGIIQTDAAINRGNSGGPLLDSAGRVIGINTAIFSPGGTNAGVGFAVPVGTIRRVIPDLLTLGRYRHPWGRE